Sequence from the Candidatus Hydrogenedentota bacterium genome:
GCCCACATCATAGATCGTGATGATGTTCGGGTGGTTCAGAATGCCGGCGGCGCGGGCCTCGCGGAGAAAGCGCTCCATCAGCTCGCCCTGGTCCTCCCGGCTGCCCAGAAGCTCCGCGCGCGCCGTCTTGATGGCCACGCGCCGCCCGATGTTCGGGTCGCGCCCCTCGTAGACAACGCCCATCGCCCCCTTGCCCAGCACGCGGACAATGGGGTAGCGGCCCAGATTCTCCGGTATTTCCCTGCTGTCTTCGGTCACTGGTGCTGTTCCTGGTTTCCGGGGCCGGCCCCGGAAAGCGCCCTGATACTGTCCGCCTCCGGCGCGTCCGGAAACCGTTCCAGATACGCCGCAAAGGCGCGGCGCGCCGCCTCCTCCTGCCCGTCGGCGAGCAGCGACACGGCGAGATTATACATCGCCGGGGGGTGTCCGGGGGCGATCCGCAGGGACTCCCGGAAGGCGTCGGCGGCCTCCGCGTGGCGCTCCGCCCGCTGGAGGGCCACCCCGAGGTCGTTCTGGACGCGGGCATCCTCCGGCGCCAGGCGCGCGGCCTCGCCGAAGCATTCCAGCGCGCCGCCGGGGTCGCCGGCCTCCAGACGGAGCAGTCCCAGATTGCGCAGCGGGGCGAGGGCCTCCGGCCGCAACTTTCGCGCGCTTTCATAGGCCGCCGCGGCCCCCTCCCGGTCGCCGCAGCCCGCGCGCGCCAGGCCGAGATTAAACCACGCCTCAAAAAAGGCCGGCAGCAGTTGCACGGCCCTCTCATACATCCGCGCCTTGTCGGCGCACGCGGCGGCGCGCACGCCCGCGTTGTAGGCCTCCAGCGCCCACAGCTCCATCTCTGTGATGCCGGGCTCCGGCGCCAGCTCCGCGTCCTCCTGCGCCGCCGCCGGGGGCCGGGGCCGCGCCACGCCCAGGCGGTCCAGCCCCGCGTGCATGCGGTCCACGGGAAGCACCACGGTCATCCAGGGCTGGTCGTTCAGCCGCCCGAGAACGATGCCGACCAGGTCGCCGCGCGCGTCAAAGACCGGCGCGCCGCTGGAACCCGGACTGGTGTTCATCTCCGCCTG
This genomic interval carries:
- a CDS encoding serine protease, producing the protein MERLWTAAHRAARLAGALCVLFAAVSPSAAAEPGGPAERIAAANLPLAVVIFGTRRDSGAPVQSSGCVVDARGIVLTTAHQIGGVDDLRGKTADGRAFALTPEVVDEALDFSLLRADARFDGAVSVGSSASLRVGAPLVSLSTPLNLEFSLVSGLVSSLDRTYRSVPVFQAEMNTSPGSSGAPVFDARGDLVGIVLGRLNDQPWMTVVLPVDRMHAGLDRLGVARPRPPAAAQEDAELAPEPGITEMELWALEAYNAGVRAAACADKARMYERAVQLLPAFFEAWFNLGLARAGCGDREGAAAAYESARKLRPEALAPLRNLGLLRLEAGDPGGALECFGEAARLAPEDARVQNDLGVALQRAERHAEAADAFRESLRIAPGHPPAMYNLAVSLLADGQEEAARRAFAAYLERFPDAPEADSIRALSGAGPGNQEQHQ